One segment of Manihot esculenta cultivar AM560-2 chromosome 4, M.esculenta_v8, whole genome shotgun sequence DNA contains the following:
- the LOC110613369 gene encoding protein POST-ILLUMINATION CHLOROPHYLL FLUORESCENCE INCREASE, chloroplastic, whose protein sequence is MATTSASLFKTQPFSAVRSIPNTKVNPSVSNSLASTFIGASRQMNSMKKNRTVKISRKITAAAAVATSPLEEITEYSLPSWALFELGRAPVYWKTMNGLPPASGEKLKLFYNPAAAKLAPNEDFGIGFNGGFNQPIMCGGVPRAMLKKTRGKADPPIYTIQICVPKHAVNLIFSFTNGIDWDGPYRLQFQVPKAWKNRPIEFFNEGLSKELSVEGACEKAIFPDTNIVITRCAMIGNLSIEGGDRCSLDLVPGCMDPSSHLYDPLANVDDGSCAVDLDLEV, encoded by the exons ATGGCAACAACAAGTGCTTCACTCTTTAAAACGCAACCTTTCTCTGCCGTAAGATCAATTCCGAATACCAAAGTAAACCCATCTGTCTCAAACTCTCTAG CTAGTACTTTTATTGGTGCTTCGCGACAAATGAACTCCATGAAAAAGAACAGAACAGTCAAGATTAGTAGGAAAATAACAGCTGCAGCTGCTGTTGCTACATCTCCATTGGAAGAAATTACTGA ATATTCGCTTCCTAGCTGGGCTTTATTTGAACTTGGGAGGGCTCCTGTATATTGGAAAACAATGAATGGTCTTCCTCCAGCTTCT GGCGAGAAACTAAAGCTTTTCTACAATCCGGCTGCTGCGAAACTTGCTCCAAATGAAGATTTCGGTATTGGTTTCAATG GAGGTTTTAATCAGCCCATTATGTGTGGAGGTGTGCCAAGGGCAATGCTCAAGAAAACTCGAGGCAAAGCTGATCCGCCGATATATACCATCCAGATATGCGTTCCTAAGCATG CGGTGAACTTGATATTCTCATTCACAAATGGGATAGATTGGGATGGTCCTTACAGACTGCAGTTCCAAGTTCCTAAGGCTTGGAAAAACAGACCAATTGAATTCTTTAACGAG GGCCTGTCAAAAGAGTTGAGTGTAGAAGGTGCATGTGAAAAAGCCATATTTCCAGACACTAACATTGTGATCACAAGATGTGCCATGATTGGTAACCTGTCCATTGAAGGA GGTGATCGCTGCAGTCTTGATCTAGTTCCAGGGTGCATGGATCCAAGCTCCCACTTGTATGACCCTCTTGCCAATGTAGATGATGGATCCTGCGCAGTTGATTTGGACTTGGAGGTTTAG
- the LOC110613368 gene encoding palmitoyl-monogalactosyldiacylglycerol delta-7 desaturase, chloroplastic, with protein MALVTSPLTNSKPYPFLPINCAKASYKKASYASSTVLNSDHCNPKSFQVKTISKRERSSLFAASNKKGRNGSVLAMANTKSPAFESGPEQKNGRRILLSDVVVTRGRNVYWGRKWNSLDIGTAGVVLAMHLLSLFAPFYFSWRAFWVAFGLYVITGLLGITLSFHRNLSHRSFKLPKWLEYLFAYCGVQALQGNPIDWVSTHRYHHQFCDSERDPHSPLEGFWYSHMSWLFDTNSIIERCGDPSNVGDLEKQPFYKFIQKTYILHPIALGILLYAVGGFPFLIWGMGVRIIWVFHITWLVNSACHVWGKQAWNTGDLSRNNWWVAVLAFGEGWHNNHHAFEYSARHGLEWWEIDMTWYFVRFLQAIRLATDVKVPSEMQKQRMAFTN; from the exons ATGGCTCTAGTCACCTCTCCATTAACCAACTCTAAGCCCTACCCTTTTTTGCCTATTAATTGTGCGAAAGCATCATATAAGAAAGCATCATATGCATCATCTACAGTCCTAAATTCCGATCATTGCAATCCAAAATCGTTTCAGGTAAAAACAATCTCCAAAAGGGAAAGATCAAGTCTTTTCGCCGCTTCAAACAAAAAAGGGCGCAATGGGTCTGTTCTGGCGATGGCTAATACTAAAAGTCCAGCTTTTGAATCAGGACCAGAGCAAAAGAATGGTAGGAGAATTCTGTTATCAGACGTGGTGGTGACGAGAGGAAGGAACGTGTATTGGGGGAGGAAATGGAACTCATTGGATATAGGCACTGCTGGTGTCGTTTTAGCAATGCATTTGCTTAGTTTGTTTGCTCCCTTTTATTTCAGTTGGAGGGCATTTTGGGTTGCTTTTGGACTCTATGTTATTACAGGACTTTTGGGTATTACTCTTTCTTTTCATAGGAATCTTTCGCACAGGAGCTTTAAGCTTCCCAAATGGCTCGAATACCTTTTTGCATATTGTGGCGTTCAAGCACTTCAG GGGAATCCCATTGATTGGGTTAGCACACATCGTTACCACCATCAGTTTTGTGATTCTGAGAGAGACCCTCATAGTCCCCTTGAAGGATTTTGGTATAGCCATATGAGTTGGCTCTTTGACACCAATTCCATCATTGAAAGG TGTGGAGATCCCAGCAATGTTGGTGATTTGGAGAAGCAACCCTTTTACAAGTTCATCCAAAAAACTTACATTCTTCATCCAATTGCCTTGGGAATTCTGCTATATGCTGTTGGAGGATTCCCCTTCTTGATCTGGGGGATG GGAGTGAGGATTATATGGGTTTTTCACATCACTTGGCTAGTAAACTCAGCTTGTCATGTGTGGGGAAAGCAAGCATGGAATACTGGTGATTTATCCAGGAACAACTG GTGGGTAGCAGTGCTTGCATTTGGAGAGGGGTGGCACAACAATCACCATGCATTTGAATACTCAGCCAGACATGGCCTGGAATGGTGGGAGATTGATATGACTTGGTATTTTGTGAGGTTTCTTCAAGCTATACGGTTGGCAACTGATGTGAAGGTACCCTCTGAGATGCAAAAGCAAAGGATGGCTTTCACAAATTGA
- the LOC110612508 gene encoding pseudo histidine-containing phosphotransfer protein 6-like: protein MLGLGADRLRADMNRLLALLFHQGVLDEQFLQLQQLQDESSPNFVSEVVNIYFHESEKLLRNLRGLLMDREFSDYKKMGIHLNQFMGSSSSIGAKRVRNVCVAFRAASEQNNRAGCFRALELLEHEYCYLKNKMHELFQLEQQRLLAAGARYPMQN from the exons ATGCTTGGGTTGGGTGCGGATCGGTTGCGCGCCGATATGAACCGTCTACTTGCACTACTCTTCCACCAG GGAGTGCTGGACGAGCAATTCTTGCAGCTTCAGCAGCTTCAGGATGAAAGCTCCCCGAACTTTGTATCAGAAGTTGTCAATATCTACTTCCATGAGTCGGAGAAGCTCCTGAGGAATCTCAGAGGATTACT GATGGATAGAGAGTTTTCGGACTACAAGAAAATGGGAATCCATTTAAATCAGTTTATGGGAAGCAGCTCTAGCATTGGTGCCAAAAGAGTCAGAAATGTATGTGTTGCCTTTCGAGCCGCTTCTGAGCAGAACAATCGTGCTGG GTGCTTCAGAGCTTTGGAGCTGCTAGAGCACGAGTATTGCTACCTCAAGAACAAGATGCACGAACTGTTCCAG CTTGAGCAGCAGAGACTACTGGCTGCTGGAGCGAGATACCCAATGCAGAACTGA
- the LOC110613099 gene encoding protein LURP-one-related 5 has translation MKGGLVVDRGFIYEEEKHLTVLKTSLFFANDGFTVYDCKGQLVFRVDSYGPDTRDIGEVVLMDAHGRCLLTVRKKRPSLHQRWEGYLGERTEGQKPVFSVRRSSIIRRCSVAVEVYRNPGEEYQIEGSFASRCCTILNAEKESVAEIRRKVDVSTNVVLGKDVFSLCLKPGFDGAFAMGLVLVLDQINGDDYVEYGAEVYPTADE, from the exons ATGAAAGGAGGATTGGTTGTTGATAGGGGATTTATATACGAAGAGGAGAAGCATCTCACAGTGCTTAAAACCTCTTTGTTCTTTGCTAATGATGGCTTCACCGTCTACGATTGCAAAGGCCAGTTAGTCTTCCGAGTTGATTCTTACGGCCCTGATACCCGTGACATCGGTGAAGTCGTTCTCATGGACGCCCACGGCCGTTGTCTTCTCACCGTGAGAAAAAAG AGGCCGAGTCTACATCAACGGTGGGAAGGCTATCTAGGAGAAAGAACAGAGGGTCAGAAACCAGTCTTCAGCGTGAGAAGATCATCAATAATCCGACGGTGCAGCGTGGCCGTAGAAGTGTATAGGAATCCAGGGGAAGAGTACCAGATAGAAGGGTCCTTCGCCAGTAGATGTTGCACAATCTTGAACGCAGAGAAGGAATCAGTGGCTGAAATCAGACGCAAAGTGGATGTTTCCACAAACGTGGTGCTGGGCAAGGACGTTTTCTCACTCTGCCTAAAGCCTGGGTTTGATGGGGCGTTTGCGATGGGATTAGTTCTTGTCCTTGATCAGATCAACGGTGATGATTATGTAGAGTATGGAGCTGAAGTGTACCCGACAGCAGATGAATAG
- the LOC110612660 gene encoding cucumber peeling cupredoxin, translated as MARFSSVAFGFVVVVLLQCAAAQTVHVVGDNLGWGILTGGAQAYTDWANGKNFVVGDVLTFNFKTNEHDVLQVQKASFDACSSSNPIGDVITTGPVNITLDAAGENYFMCTFSQHCQLGQKLAITVSSSGGTPPSTTPRLSPPPTTPSPKNTPAICPPDAPAGAPTSPSTPRAMGPNTPPSPGSSSSEILAGIWVSMLAVIMGLLL; from the exons ATGGCAAGGTTTAGTAGTGTGGCTTTTGGGTTTGTGGTGGTGGTTTTGTTGCAATGTGCGGCGGCACAGACGGTGCATGTGGTGGGGGATAACTTAGGTTGGGGCATTCTAACTGGTGGTGCTCAAGCTTACACTGACTGGGCTAATGGCAAGAATTTCGTTGTTGGGGATGTTCTGA CTTTCAATTTCAAGACCAACGAGCACGACGTACTCCAAGTCCAGAAGGCATCATTCGATGCTTGCTCTTCCTCAAATCCTATCGGAGATGTAATCACCACCGGTCCAGTGAACATCACCCTGGACGCTGCTGGCGAGAATTATTTCATGTGTACATTTTCTCAGCATTGTCAACTAGGCCAGAAACTAGCCATTACTGTCTCATCATCAGGAGGAACACCGCCCTCCACCACCCCAAGGCTTTCCCCACCACCAACCACTCCTTCACCCAAAAACACCCCAGCCATTTGCCCGCCAGATGCCCCAGCAGGTGCCCCCACAAGCCCTTCAACTCCCCGAGCAATGGGCCCTAACACTCCTCCTTCACCAGGATCTTCATCTTCTGAAATCCTAGCTGGTATTTGGGTTTCCATGTTGGCTGTTATAATGGGCTTGTTATTGTAG
- the LOC110613710 gene encoding glucan endo-1,3-beta-glucosidase 14, producing MKSIFFINLPTRHMGFSPWLLLIFSVIFSNVVTGNAFTGTYGVNYGKIADNLPSPHSVVTLLRAAKIKNTRIYDADHEVLKAFKGSGIEIIIGLGNEYLKEMSIGEDSAMNWIKTNVQPFLPGTKIVGIAVGNEILGGDDHELWEVLLPSVKNVYAALRRLGLQKSVQVTSPHSEAVFANSYPPSACIFREDVFIYMKPLLQFFSKIGSPFYINAYPFLAYKSDPEHIDINYALFKSNPGIVDAKTHLHYDNMFEAQIDAAYAALEKAGFPKMEVIVSETGWASNGDANEAGATKQNARIYNYNLRKLLAKKKGTPYRPKTVVRAYVFALFNENLKPGPTSERNFGLFKPDGSISYDIGFTGLKESSAVSSLVSFKGSFHSLVFATCMAILLLVLAS from the exons ATGAAAAGCATTTTCTTCATTAATTTGCCCACCAGACATATGGGTTTCTCTCCTTGGCTTCTCCTCATCTTTTCCGTCATATTTTCAAATG TTGTTACAGGGAATGCATTCACAGGAACATATGGTGTAAACTATGGTAAAATAGCAGATAATTTGCCTTCACCACATAGTGTGGTGACGCTTCTCAGAGCTGCAAAGATTAAAAATACTAGAATCTACGATGCTGATCATGAAGTCCTCAAAGCCTTCAAAGGTTCTGGCATTGAAATAATAATTGGACTTGGAAATGAATATTTGAAAGAGATGAGCATAGGCGAGGATTCTGCAATGAATTGGATCAAAACAAATGTGCAGCCATTCCTTCCTGGAACTAAAATTGTTGGAATTGCTGTAGGAAATGAAATCTTGGGGGGTGATGATCATGAACTCTGGGAAGTTTTGCTGCCTTCTGTGAAAAATGTTTATGCTGCTCTTCGACGGTTGGGTTTGCAGAAATCTGTTCAGGTCACTAGTCCACATTCAGAGGCTGTTTTTGCCAATTCATATCCACCATCTGCATGTATTTTCAGGGAAGATGTGTTTATTTATATGAAGCCATTGTTGCAATTCTTTTCAAAGATTGGTTCCCCTTTCTACATAAATGCATACCCATTTCTAGCCTACAAGAGTGATCCCGAGCACATAGACATTAACTATGCTCTTTTCAAATCAAATCCTGGAATTGTAGATGCAAAAACTCATCTGCACTATGATAATATGTTTGAAGCTCAGATTGATGCAGCTTATGCTGCACTAGAAAAAGCTGGGTTCCCAAAGATGGAAGTCATAGTTTCTGAAACTGGGTGGGCTTCTAATGGAGATGCAAATGAAGCTGGAGCTACAAAGCAGAATGCAAGAATTTACAATTATAATCTGCGGAAACTGCTGGCTAAAAAGAAAGGGACTCCCTACAGGCCTAAGACTGTAGTGAGAGCTTATGTTTTTGCATTGTTCAATGAGAATTTGAAGCCTGGGCCAACTTCTGAGAGAAACTTTGGATTGTTCAAACCTGATGGGAGCATATCATATGATATTGGATTCACTGGACTTAAAGAATCATCTGCAGTTTCATCTCTTGTTTCTTTCAAG GGCAGTTTTCATTCATTAGTTTTTGCAACCTGCATGGCAATTCTGCTATTAGTTTTAGCTTCATAA
- the LOC110613711 gene encoding methyl-CpG-binding domain-containing protein 11, translating into MEAKEEVISVELPAPPAWKKMYLPKRAGTPRKSEIMFIAPTGEEINNRKQLEQYLKSHPGNPAISEFDWGTGETPRRSVRISEKAKATPTPDKEPPKKRGRKSSGSKKDGKEIESTPEKGEGEKEVQMQDAEEAGKENKEAGKENDVAKENQVQEGDKGESAQTKDVDTKIEEATQEEEADKVTKIQEDAGEGKETKNDKEGVENTQHVTEVQEHENAEAVLKNRPAEEVGSGEGSGKESQTEVEKETVSGDKKDIKEANEGAEKENANGTVPASEGGVKEKPDIQENDAKHSIAVDGKINTTDGEVKENGKDSQTGQNDAPQNAAPPVSC; encoded by the exons ATGGAAGCTAAAGAGGAAGTTATTTCTGTTGAGCTCCCTGCTCCTCCTGCTTGGAAGAAAATG TACTTGCCGAAGAGAGCAGGTACACCAAGGAAGAGTGAAATCATGTTTATTGCTCCAACTGGGGAAGAGATCAATAACAGGAAACAGTTGGAGCAGTACCTAAAATCACACCCTGGTAATCCTGCAATATCAGAGTTTGATTGGGGAACTGGTGAGACACCCAGGAGATCAGTAAGAATCAGTGAGAAGGCCAAGGCAACTCCAACTCCAGATAAGGAGCCCCCAAAAAAGCGAGGCCGGAAATCGTCAGGTTCAAAGAAGGATGGCAAGGAAATAGAGTCTACCCCTGAAAAAGGCGAAGGTGAGAAAGAAGTCCAAATGCAAGATGCTGAGGAAGCTGGGAAGGAAAATAAAGAGGCAGGGAAAGAGAATGATGTCGCCAAGGAAAATCAGGTCCAGGAAGGAGATAAAGGAGAATCTGCCCAGACAAAGGATGTTGATACTAAAATAGAAGAAGCTACTCAAGAGGAGGAAGCTGATAAGGTTACGAAGATCCAAGAGGATGCTGGTGAAGGAAAGGAAACAAAGAATGATAAGGAAGGAGTTGAAAATACCCAGCATGTGACGGAAGTTCAAGAGCATGAAAATGCAGAGGCAGTATTGAAGAACAGACCTGCTGAAGAGGTTGGTTCTGGTGAAGGCTCAGGAAAGGAGTCACAAACTGAGGTTGAGAAAGAGACTGTTTCTGGCGACAAGAAGGATATCAAGGAAGCAAATGAGGGAGCGGAGAAAGAGAATGCTAATGGAACTGTCCCTGCATCCGAGGGAGGGGTTAAAGAGAAACCAGATATACAGGAGAATGATGCAAAACATAGCATCGCTGTAGATGGAAAAATCAATACAACAGATGGGGAAGTCAAGGAAAATGGCAAGGATAGCCAAACTGGGCAAAATGATGCCCCACAAAATGCAGCTCCTCCTGTGAGCTGCTGA